The following coding sequences are from one Sesamum indicum cultivar Zhongzhi No. 13 linkage group LG11, S_indicum_v1.0, whole genome shotgun sequence window:
- the LOC105173479 gene encoding DNA damage-repair/toleration protein DRT100 has translation MRLTGVLLVTALTLLLAVNGCPPSDRAAVLAFKAALNEPYLGIFNSWSGSDCCTNWYGVSCDPETKRVADIVLRGESEDPIFEKAGRSGYMTGSISPSLCQLDRLTTLVVADWKDISGDIPPCLASLPHLRILDLIGNKLSGEIPADIGKLSRLTVLNLADNQISGSIPASIVNLKSLMHLDLSNNKLCGEIPSDIGKLSMMSRALLSRNQLTGPIPGSLANIYRLADLDLSMNQITGSIPGQLGSMPVLSTLNLDSNRLSGEIPTSLLSNSGINILNLSRNSLEGNVPDVFGPKTYFTLLDLSYNNLRGPIPKSLSCAKYIGHLDLSNNHLCGAIPVGSPFDHLEASSFANNDCLCGTPLRTC, from the coding sequence ATGAGACTGACCGGAGTTCTCCTGGTCACCGCACTGACGCTGCTGCTGGCCGTGAATGGCTGCCCGCCGTCCGACAGGGCAGCGGTGCTGGCATTCAAGGCCGCCTTGAACGAGCCATACTTGGGCATTTTCAACTCATGGTCAGGCTCCGACTGCTGCACCAATTGGTACGGCGTCAGCTGCGACCCGGAAACCAAACGGGTAGCCGACATTGTCCTCCGGGGTGAGTCCGAGGACCCCATCTTCGAAAAAGCCGGCCGGTCTGGTTACATGACTGGCTCCATCTCTCCCTCCCTCTGCCAACTCGACCGCCTCACCACCCTCGTCGTTGCCGACTGGAAAGACATCTCCGGCGATATCCCGCCGTGCCTAGCTTCCCTCCCCCACCTAAGAATCCTCGACCTCATCGGGAACAAATTATCTGGCGAAATTCCGGCGGATATCGGTAAACTGAGCCGACTCACTGTTTTGAACCTGGCCGACAACCAAATCTCCGGTTCAATCCCCGCCTCCATTGTTAACCTTAAAAGCTTAATGCACTTAGACCTCAGCAACAACAAACTCTGCGGAGAAATCCCATCAGACATCGGGAAGTTATCAATGATGAGCCGCGCCTTACTTAGCCGGAACCAACTCACCGGCCCAATCCCAGGCTCTCTCGCCAACATCTACAGACTGGCGGATTTGGATCTGTCAATGAACCAAATCACCGGGTCCATCCCGGGTCAGCTCGGGTCAATGCCGGTCCTCTCAACTCTAAATTTGGACAGCAATCGACTCTCCGGCGAGATTCCGACAAGTCTACTCAGCAACTCGGGCATAAACATCCTGAATCTGAGTCGAAATTCCTTGGAAGGCAACGTGCCCGACGTCTTTGGCCCGAAAACTTACTTCACGTTGCTCGATTTGTCGTACAACAACTTGAGGGGTCCGATTCCGAAATCGTTGTCCTGTGCTAAGTACATCGGACACTTGGACTTGAGCAACAACCACCTGTGTGGGGCGATCCCGGTTGGGTCGCCGTTCGATCATCTTGAGGCCTCGTCGTTTGCTAACAACGATTGCTTATGTGGGACGCCGTTGCGTACATGCTGA
- the LOC105173480 gene encoding uncharacterized protein LOC105173480 has product MDVTGLRALNAITSASLLHFRSRASPPLRHPFFSVQCIPNTSHFPRSLSSSRFSVLCSLSERCRADASPNGFGGAPSEVPKSREFLQVVLVSPQIPGNTGCIARTCAASAVKLHLVEPLGFQVDDAKLKRAGLDYWPYVVVKVHSSWSEFSEYFRKQDGEKRLLAFTKRGTNIHSEFTYKKGDWLVFGSETSGLPPEALLDCKSELLGGGTIRIPMVETYVRCLNLSVSVGIALYEASRQLNYEQLQNPSEPCINSETPFLTEDIFA; this is encoded by the exons ATGGATGTAACGGGCCTGAGAGCCCTAAACGCGATAACCTCGGCATCTTTGCTGCACTTCCGCTCCAGAGCTTCTCCGCCTCTCCGCCACCCGTTTTTCTCAGTTCAATGCATACCCAATACTTCCCACTTTCCTCGTTCCCTTTCCTCTTCGCGCTTCTCCGTGCTATGCTCTCTAT CTGAAAGGTGCCGAGCGGACGCATCGCCAAATGGGTTTGGTGGGGCGCCGAGCGAAGTTCCTAAGAGCAGAGAGTTTCTTCAAGTGGTGCTAGTGTCGCCGCAG ATTCCTGGAAACACAGGATGCATTGCCCGAACATGTGCTGCATCAGCTGTCAAATTACACTTAGTTGAG CCATTGGGGTTTCAGGTTGATGATGCAAAGTTAAAGCGTGCTGGACTTGATTACTGGCC ATATGTTGTTGTAAAGGTGCACAGTTCATGGTCAGAGTTCAGTGAGTACTTCAGGAAACAG GATGGGGAGAAGAGGTTACTAGCATTTACAAAGAGAGGGACGAATATTCACTCA GAGTTCACCTACAAGAAGGGTGATTGGCTTGTATTTGGCTCAGAAACAAGTGGTTTACCACCTGAAGCCCTACTTGATTGTAAGAGCGAATTGCTGGGTGGCGGTACCATTCGAATTCCCATGGTTGAAACATATGTTAGATGTCTGAATCTATCTGTGAGTGTTGGCATTGCTTTATACGAAGCTTCTAGACAGCTCAACTATGAGCAGCTGCAAAATCCATCTGAACCTTGTATCAACAGTGAGACACCTTTTCTAACTGAAGACATTTTTGCCTAG
- the LOC105173481 gene encoding SURP and G-patch domain-containing protein 1-like protein isoform X2, with product MDKAKDPGLFVNDGSFMERFKQLQQEKEKKVELLEKPRSGPSSFVSSSPKTVISKTTINFRPNGSQKTVQAPSNGKFAFSLKQKSKLVAPPIKFGEDEDEDEGDAGNSPGRESVKRPKLAQLDASDQSSRLADVGITTPNSAAGYQRPHHQQLKYQTPASALYEATENIGSSHASSQTTGRHGESSATTGSDPIAMMEYYMKKAAEEEKLRPPKPSKDEMPPPASLQAPMKKGHHMGDYIPPEELEKFLATCNDVSAQKVAQEAADKAKIQADNVGHRLLSKMGWKEGEGLGSSRSGIATPIMAGDVKKDNLGVGAHAPGEVTAEDDIYEQYKKRMMLGYRHRPNPLNNPRKAYY from the exons ATGGATAAAGCAAAAGATCCTGGCTTATTTGTTAATGATGGATCATTCATGGAGAGGTTCAAACAGCTTCAAcaggagaaagagaagaaggtTGAACTGTTGGAGAAACCTAGGTCAGGCCCAAGTTCGTTTGTAAGTTCGAGCCCGAAGACTGTCATTAGTAAAACAACGATCAACTTTAGGCCAAATGGCTCCCAGAAAACAGTACAAGCTCCTTCAAATGGAAAATTTGCATTCAGCTTGAAACAAAAGTCAAAACTTGTCGCACCCCCTATTAAGTTTGGTGAAGATGAGGATGAAGATGAAGGAGATGCTGGAAATTCTCCAGGTCGTGAGTCAGTAAAGCGGCCAAAGTTGGCCCAGCTTGATGCCTCTGATCAGTCATCCAGACTAGCTGATGTTG GCATTACAACTCCTAATTCAGCAGCTGGTTATCAGAGACCCCACCATCAGCAATTGAAATATCAAACTCCTGCCTCAGCTCTATACGAGGCCACAGAGAACATAGGATCTTCCCATGCATCATCACAAACGACAGGAAGACATG GTGAATCAAGTGCCACAACTGGTTCAGACCCTATAGCTATGATGGAATATTACATGAAGAAGGCTGCAGAAGAAGAGAAGCTGAGGCCGCCTAAACCCTCAAAAGATGAGATGCCCCCGCCAGCTTCCCTCCAAG CTCCTATGAAGAAAGGGCATCATATGGGAGATTATATTCCTCCTGAAGAGCTTGAGAAGTTCTTGGCTACCTGTAATGACGTGTCTGCACAGAAAGTTGCGCAGGAGGCTGCAGATAAAGCTAAAATTCAGGCTGATAATGTCGGTCACAGACTTTTATCTAAGATGGGGTGGAAGGAAG GTGAGGGCCTAGGGAGCTCAAGAAGTGGAATTGCAACCCCTATTATGGCAGGAGATGTTAAAAAGGATAACTTGGGAGTCGGCGCACACGCTCCAGGCGAGGTTACTGCTGAAGATGACATCTATGAACAGTATAAGAAGCGGATGATGCTCGGTTATCGACACAGGCCAAATCCTTTG AACAATCCAAGAAAAGCATATTACTGA
- the LOC105173481 gene encoding SURP and G-patch domain-containing protein 1-like protein isoform X1, whose protein sequence is MDKAKDPGLFVNDGSFMERFKQLQQEKEKKVELLEKPRSGPSSFVSSSPKTVISKTTINFRPNGSQKTVQAPSNGKFAFSLKQKSKLVAPPIKFGEDEDEDEGDAGNSPGRESVKRPKLAQLDASDQSSRLADVAPPSPSDPTVRNVADKLASFVAKNGRQFEHVTRQKNPGDTPFKFLFDESCSDYKYYEYRLNEEQKALSQTRDSQVSQSGITTPNSAAGYQRPHHQQLKYQTPASALYEATENIGSSHASSQTTGRHGESSATTGSDPIAMMEYYMKKAAEEEKLRPPKPSKDEMPPPASLQAPMKKGHHMGDYIPPEELEKFLATCNDVSAQKVAQEAADKAKIQADNVGHRLLSKMGWKEGEGLGSSRSGIATPIMAGDVKKDNLGVGAHAPGEVTAEDDIYEQYKKRMMLGYRHRPNPLNNPRKAYY, encoded by the exons ATGGATAAAGCAAAAGATCCTGGCTTATTTGTTAATGATGGATCATTCATGGAGAGGTTCAAACAGCTTCAAcaggagaaagagaagaaggtTGAACTGTTGGAGAAACCTAGGTCAGGCCCAAGTTCGTTTGTAAGTTCGAGCCCGAAGACTGTCATTAGTAAAACAACGATCAACTTTAGGCCAAATGGCTCCCAGAAAACAGTACAAGCTCCTTCAAATGGAAAATTTGCATTCAGCTTGAAACAAAAGTCAAAACTTGTCGCACCCCCTATTAAGTTTGGTGAAGATGAGGATGAAGATGAAGGAGATGCTGGAAATTCTCCAGGTCGTGAGTCAGTAAAGCGGCCAAAGTTGGCCCAGCTTGATGCCTCTGATCAGTCATCCAGACTAGCTGATGTTG CACCGCCTTCCCCAAGTGATCCTACAGTGAGGAATGTTGCTGACAAATTAGCAAGTTTTGTGGCCAAGAATGGGAGGCAGTTTGAGCATGTAACAAGACAGAAAAATCCTGGTGATACCCCCTTCAA gtttttatttgatgaaagtTGTTCAGATTACAAGTATTATGAATATCGACTTAATGAAGAACAGAAGGCTTTGTCCCAAACCAGGGATTCCCAAGTGTCACAAAGTG GCATTACAACTCCTAATTCAGCAGCTGGTTATCAGAGACCCCACCATCAGCAATTGAAATATCAAACTCCTGCCTCAGCTCTATACGAGGCCACAGAGAACATAGGATCTTCCCATGCATCATCACAAACGACAGGAAGACATG GTGAATCAAGTGCCACAACTGGTTCAGACCCTATAGCTATGATGGAATATTACATGAAGAAGGCTGCAGAAGAAGAGAAGCTGAGGCCGCCTAAACCCTCAAAAGATGAGATGCCCCCGCCAGCTTCCCTCCAAG CTCCTATGAAGAAAGGGCATCATATGGGAGATTATATTCCTCCTGAAGAGCTTGAGAAGTTCTTGGCTACCTGTAATGACGTGTCTGCACAGAAAGTTGCGCAGGAGGCTGCAGATAAAGCTAAAATTCAGGCTGATAATGTCGGTCACAGACTTTTATCTAAGATGGGGTGGAAGGAAG GTGAGGGCCTAGGGAGCTCAAGAAGTGGAATTGCAACCCCTATTATGGCAGGAGATGTTAAAAAGGATAACTTGGGAGTCGGCGCACACGCTCCAGGCGAGGTTACTGCTGAAGATGACATCTATGAACAGTATAAGAAGCGGATGATGCTCGGTTATCGACACAGGCCAAATCCTTTG AACAATCCAAGAAAAGCATATTACTGA